The following coding sequences lie in one Chryseobacterium culicis genomic window:
- a CDS encoding GYDIA family GHMP kinase, whose protein sequence is MNAIFSPGKLMLTSEYFAIDGALVLAVPTKLGQEFFFEETDDKKSLIIWEAYHQNTLWLKAVIDYKTWQILETNIPSSAEFITKTLQNVQQLSNSKFKTDLTYHLKTNLQFPADYGLGSSSTLMNNLSEWAEIDPFHLNSISLGGSGYDIAVAKEKAAVLFQSKPEIKYEKVNFNPSFKNELIFIHLNQKQDSREGINFYMSKKKSPELVSEFSDLTKKILLCNELENFSELMMIHEHKIANFLEISTVKEKLFSDCPSFVKSLGAWGGDFVMSAKFGDYKNYFWEKGFPSVFEWENIIDL, encoded by the coding sequence ATGAACGCGATATTTTCACCGGGCAAGCTTATGCTTACTTCAGAATATTTCGCAATCGATGGAGCTCTTGTCTTAGCGGTACCTACCAAGCTGGGACAAGAGTTTTTTTTTGAAGAAACAGATGATAAAAAATCTCTGATTATCTGGGAGGCTTATCATCAGAATACATTATGGTTGAAAGCTGTTATTGATTATAAAACATGGCAGATCTTAGAAACCAACATTCCATCAAGCGCTGAATTTATTACCAAAACATTACAAAATGTTCAGCAGCTTTCTAATAGTAAATTCAAAACTGATCTTACTTATCATTTAAAAACCAATCTTCAGTTTCCGGCAGATTACGGACTTGGGAGTAGTTCTACCCTGATGAATAATCTTTCAGAATGGGCAGAGATTGATCCTTTTCATCTTAACTCTATCAGCTTGGGAGGAAGTGGATATGACATTGCGGTGGCGAAAGAAAAGGCTGCCGTTCTTTTCCAAAGTAAACCTGAAATAAAATATGAAAAGGTTAATTTCAATCCTTCTTTTAAAAATGAGTTGATTTTTATTCACTTAAATCAGAAACAGGATAGCAGAGAAGGAATCAATTTTTACATGTCAAAAAAGAAGTCTCCGGAATTGGTTAGTGAATTTTCTGATCTTACAAAAAAAATATTGTTATGTAATGAATTGGAAAATTTTTCTGAATTAATGATGATTCATGAACATAAAATCGCTAATTTTCTTGAAATTTCCACAGTTAAAGAGAAACTGTTCTCAGATTGCCCTTCTTTTGTCAAAAGTTTAGGGGCATGGGGCGGAGATTTTGTAATGAGTGCCAAATTTGGGGACTATAAGAACTATTTTTGGGAGAAAGGTTTTCCTTCGGTTTTTGAATGGGAAAATATAATCGACTTGTAA
- the pckA gene encoding phosphoenolpyruvate carboxykinase (ATP), translating into MKNTKIIQDLEKLGIKGNYEVVYNPSYEELYQAEVSSENQGFEKAELTESGAVSVKTGIFTGRSPKDRYIVQDDVTRDTIFWDGKVNLPTTAEIFGSCKELVLNQLAESKKIYVVDTFCGTNADTRLKVRFIVEVAWQAHFVTNMFIRPSHYELENFGEPDFTVINGSKTINPNWEAQGLNSENFIMFNLTEKLQIIGGTWYGGEMKKGMFAMMNYYLPLKGMASMHCSANVGEKGDVALFFGLSGTGKTTLSADPKRYLIGDDEHGWDNNGVFNYEGGCYAKVIDLSEEKEPDIFAAIKRDALLENVVVNNGVADYTDGSITENTRVSYPIYHINKIVLPSKAGHAKKIVYLSADAFGVLPPVSILNEDQAQYHFLCGYTSKLAGTERGITEPQPSFSPAFGEAFLTLHPTMYSKTLIGKMQEHGAKAYLVNTGWNGTGKRISLKDTRAIIDAIIDGSIDNAPKTQVPIMNLEIPTELPNVSTGILDPRDTYESASEWEEKAKDLASRYIKNFEQYCDTEEGKKLVASGPQLQEQTI; encoded by the coding sequence ATGAAAAACACTAAAATCATCCAGGATTTAGAGAAATTGGGGATTAAAGGAAACTATGAAGTAGTGTATAATCCTTCTTATGAAGAATTATACCAGGCTGAAGTTTCTTCTGAAAATCAGGGATTTGAGAAAGCTGAACTTACGGAATCTGGCGCGGTGTCAGTAAAAACAGGAATTTTCACAGGTCGTTCACCTAAAGACAGATATATTGTTCAGGATGATGTTACAAGAGATACAATTTTCTGGGATGGTAAAGTAAACTTACCTACTACTGCAGAAATTTTCGGTTCTTGTAAAGAACTAGTGCTGAACCAGCTTGCTGAATCTAAAAAGATCTATGTAGTAGATACATTCTGCGGAACGAATGCAGATACGAGACTTAAAGTAAGATTTATCGTTGAAGTAGCATGGCAGGCGCATTTTGTTACTAATATGTTTATCCGCCCTTCTCACTATGAGCTTGAAAACTTTGGAGAGCCTGATTTCACAGTAATCAACGGTTCTAAAACAATAAACCCTAACTGGGAAGCTCAAGGATTGAATTCTGAAAACTTCATCATGTTCAACCTTACTGAAAAACTACAGATCATCGGAGGTACATGGTACGGAGGTGAAATGAAAAAAGGGATGTTCGCCATGATGAACTATTACCTTCCATTAAAAGGGATGGCTTCAATGCACTGTTCTGCTAACGTAGGAGAAAAAGGTGATGTAGCTTTATTCTTTGGTCTTTCAGGTACAGGAAAAACGACTCTGTCTGCAGATCCGAAAAGATATCTTATTGGTGATGACGAGCATGGTTGGGATAACAACGGAGTATTTAACTATGAAGGTGGATGCTACGCTAAAGTGATCGACTTATCTGAAGAAAAAGAACCGGATATCTTTGCTGCTATTAAAAGAGATGCACTTCTTGAAAACGTTGTTGTGAACAATGGAGTAGCAGATTATACAGACGGATCAATCACTGAGAATACAAGAGTTTCTTATCCAATTTATCATATCAACAAAATTGTATTGCCTTCTAAAGCTGGTCATGCTAAGAAGATTGTTTATCTTTCAGCAGATGCATTCGGAGTACTTCCTCCAGTTTCCATCTTGAATGAAGATCAGGCTCAATACCACTTCCTTTGCGGTTATACATCAAAACTAGCTGGAACAGAAAGAGGAATTACAGAACCTCAACCATCTTTCTCACCTGCATTTGGTGAAGCATTCCTTACATTACACCCAACAATGTATTCTAAAACATTGATCGGTAAAATGCAAGAGCACGGAGCTAAAGCATATTTGGTAAATACAGGTTGGAATGGTACAGGAAAGAGAATTTCTCTGAAAGATACAAGAGCAATCATTGATGCAATCATTGACGGATCTATCGATAACGCTCCTAAAACTCAGGTTCCAATCATGAATCTTGAGATTCCTACTGAATTGCCAAACGTTTCTACAGGTATTTTAGATCCTAGAGATACCTATGAAAGCGCTTCAGAATGGGAAGAAAAAGCAAAAGATCTTGCTTCAAGATATATCAAAAACTTTGAGCAGTATTGTGATACTGAAGAAGGTAAGAAATTAGTTGCTTCAGGACCTCAGTTACAGGAACAGACTATTTAA
- a CDS encoding type II 3-dehydroquinate dehydratase, with the protein MKVLIINGPNLNLLGTREPEIYGSISMESYLENLKSEFQSHEIQYYQSNIEGELINRLQEDNFDAVVINPGAFTHYSYAIADCLKNIRKPKVEVHISNIYKREEFRQKSVTAANTDAVLSGFGMDGYRLAILSLK; encoded by the coding sequence ATGAAAGTTTTGATTATAAATGGGCCTAATCTCAATCTTTTGGGCACCCGCGAACCGGAAATTTATGGAAGTATTTCCATGGAAAGTTATTTGGAAAATTTAAAATCCGAGTTTCAGTCTCATGAAATACAATATTACCAGTCCAATATTGAGGGCGAGCTTATCAACAGACTTCAGGAGGATAATTTTGATGCAGTGGTGATTAACCCGGGAGCATTTACCCATTATTCTTATGCTATCGCTGATTGTTTAAAGAATATCCGCAAGCCAAAAGTAGAAGTACATATCAGTAATATCTACAAAAGAGAAGAATTCCGCCAGAAATCTGTAACGGCAGCTAATACGGATGCAGTTTTATCTGGCTTTGGAATGGATGGATATAGATTGGCTATATTAAGTTTGAAGTAA
- a CDS encoding SusC/RagA family TonB-linked outer membrane protein, whose product MISKTLFNSKAWIPPVAAFFLGITSVNAQNSKPKKDSLHEKEIDEVVVVAYGKAKRNSYTGSVATISSDKINNRPVTNITKALEGQVAGIQTTSASGQPGAVSTIRIRGIGSISASSDPLYVVDGIPFDGNLNSISPSDIESISVLKDATASALYGSRGANGIIIITTKSGKKGEAKVNFNISQGFSGRAVKDYEQVNTDQYFQLYWEALRNGYQSGKVSSQQAAQMATDNLVSSLGINPYGTAYPKPIGTDGKLLPGASPLWNDDWRDILQRVASRNQVDLDISGGSEKSNYFFSLGYLDDKGMAIESGYKRYNTRLKINSEVKKWLNVGVNLSYTNSIQQAPTSSDSKASNIINAARFIPSFYPYYERNADGTYILDADGNPIYDFGKYRPTNALQNQNAAATLPLDKNENKEDNFSGKGFMEFTFLPELKFKTSFSVDLVNYNGHYYSNPLLGQGAEIGGSVTKTNTRTLSYTTSNILTYDKKFGKHHVNALAGHEFYKYDYQTISGTRSQFSLPYYYEPDAASLLGSFSGNSNKLSLLSFLGKVEYDYNNTYFLSASGRADSSSRFAKDNRWGRFWSVGGSWKISNEEFVKSLNVFNQLTLRASYGGQGNDKLLRPNGQPLYYAYQELYRFISLGGEPGTTLEKTSTNNVKWETNLNLNVGLEFAILNNRVKGNIEYFKRKSQDLLFNMPVAPSLGISDYPANIGTIQNTGFEFSLFTTPIKNDNFQWNVDVNLSTLNNKVTKLPGGSLVVGTKLLTVGGSVYDFFIPEWAGVDPSNGKPLWKTVATDASGNSVEGTTSEYSKATKLLQGSALPKLTGGISTSITYKNFDFSGLLTFKIGGKILDTDYTSIMHNGSAGGRAWSAEMLNRWTPENPYTDVPGLSTTTNNWTSTSSRFLYSGTYARLKNVSLGYTLPEDYFEKIGLKKFRIYIQAENLLTFYKHKGMDPEQALDGTTYYRYPAMRTITFGLQATL is encoded by the coding sequence ATGATTAGTAAAACTTTATTTAATTCTAAAGCTTGGATACCTCCGGTTGCTGCTTTTTTTCTGGGAATTACCAGTGTAAATGCACAGAATTCCAAACCGAAAAAAGATAGCCTTCATGAAAAAGAAATTGATGAAGTAGTAGTGGTAGCTTACGGAAAAGCGAAAAGAAACAGCTATACCGGTTCCGTAGCTACAATTTCCAGTGATAAAATCAATAACAGACCTGTAACGAATATTACGAAAGCATTAGAAGGACAGGTTGCAGGGATTCAGACTACCAGTGCATCAGGCCAGCCGGGTGCTGTTTCCACGATCCGAATCAGAGGAATTGGTTCAATAAGCGCTTCCAGTGATCCGTTATATGTAGTGGATGGAATTCCTTTTGATGGAAATCTGAACTCTATCAGTCCCAGCGATATCGAATCTATAAGTGTTCTGAAAGATGCTACAGCAAGTGCTTTGTATGGTTCAAGAGGAGCAAATGGGATCATTATCATTACTACAAAATCAGGTAAAAAAGGGGAAGCAAAAGTTAATTTTAATATCAGTCAGGGATTTTCCGGAAGAGCCGTAAAAGACTATGAACAGGTAAATACAGATCAATACTTTCAATTATATTGGGAAGCATTGAGAAATGGATATCAATCCGGGAAAGTTTCTTCTCAGCAAGCTGCGCAGATGGCAACAGACAATCTTGTTTCTTCATTGGGCATTAATCCATATGGGACAGCTTATCCAAAACCGATAGGTACAGATGGAAAACTATTACCTGGTGCATCACCACTTTGGAATGATGACTGGAGAGATATCTTGCAGAGAGTGGCTTCAAGAAATCAGGTGGATCTTGATATCAGCGGAGGAAGTGAGAAAAGTAATTATTTCTTCTCTCTGGGGTATCTGGATGATAAAGGAATGGCAATTGAATCAGGATATAAAAGATATAATACCCGATTGAAAATCAATTCTGAAGTAAAAAAATGGCTGAATGTTGGGGTGAACTTAAGTTATACAAACAGTATTCAGCAGGCACCTACTTCTTCAGATTCCAAGGCCAGTAACATCATCAATGCCGCAAGATTTATTCCTTCATTCTATCCTTATTATGAAAGAAATGCAGATGGAACTTATATTTTGGATGCTGATGGAAACCCGATTTATGATTTTGGAAAATACAGACCCACGAATGCGCTTCAGAATCAAAATGCCGCAGCAACCTTACCATTAGACAAAAACGAAAATAAAGAGGATAACTTTTCAGGGAAAGGATTCATGGAATTTACTTTCTTGCCGGAGCTAAAATTCAAGACGAGTTTCTCTGTGGATTTGGTGAATTATAACGGACATTATTATTCAAATCCATTATTGGGGCAAGGCGCAGAGATTGGAGGATCGGTGACGAAAACCAATACCAGAACGCTTTCTTATACAACCAGTAATATTCTGACGTATGATAAAAAGTTTGGAAAACATCATGTAAATGCATTAGCAGGACACGAATTCTACAAATATGATTATCAGACAATCTCCGGAACAAGAAGTCAGTTCTCACTGCCTTACTATTATGAGCCGGATGCCGCTTCTTTACTGGGAAGTTTCAGCGGAAACAGTAATAAATTGAGTTTATTGAGTTTCCTTGGAAAAGTAGAGTATGATTATAACAATACCTATTTCTTATCTGCATCAGGAAGGGCAGACAGCTCTTCGAGATTTGCAAAAGATAACAGATGGGGAAGATTCTGGTCAGTAGGAGGTTCATGGAAAATTTCAAATGAAGAATTTGTCAAAAGTTTAAATGTTTTCAATCAATTGACATTGCGTGCCAGCTATGGAGGACAAGGAAATGATAAACTGCTTAGACCAAACGGACAGCCGCTTTATTATGCATATCAGGAGTTGTACAGATTTATCAGTCTTGGTGGAGAACCGGGAACAACGCTGGAAAAAACGTCTACCAATAATGTGAAATGGGAAACCAATCTTAATTTAAATGTAGGATTGGAATTCGCAATTCTGAATAACAGAGTTAAAGGAAATATCGAATATTTTAAAAGAAAAAGTCAGGACCTTTTGTTTAATATGCCTGTAGCACCATCATTGGGAATCAGTGATTATCCGGCGAATATCGGAACCATTCAGAATACAGGATTTGAATTTTCATTATTCACAACACCCATTAAGAATGATAATTTCCAGTGGAATGTAGATGTGAATCTGAGTACTTTAAACAATAAGGTAACGAAATTACCCGGAGGTTCTCTTGTGGTAGGAACTAAGCTGTTGACAGTAGGAGGTTCGGTATACGACTTCTTTATTCCGGAATGGGCTGGAGTTGATCCAAGTAATGGAAAGCCTTTGTGGAAAACAGTTGCTACCGATGCCAGCGGAAATTCGGTAGAAGGAACGACTTCAGAGTATTCAAAAGCCACAAAGTTGTTACAAGGTTCAGCCTTACCTAAACTGACAGGAGGAATCAGTACCAGTATCACCTATAAGAATTTTGATTTTTCAGGATTACTGACATTCAAAATCGGAGGAAAAATTTTAGATACCGATTATACTTCCATCATGCATAACGGAAGTGCGGGAGGACGTGCGTGGAGCGCTGAAATGCTAAACAGATGGACTCCGGAAAATCCTTATACAGATGTTCCTGGATTAAGTACAACAACGAATAACTGGACCTCAACCTCTTCAAGATTCCTTTACTCCGGAACGTATGCGAGACTTAAAAATGTAAGCTTAGGATATACACTTCCCGAGGATTATTTTGAGAAAATAGGACTTAAGAAATTCAGAATTTATATCCAGGCAGAAAATCTTCTGACCTTCTATAAACATAAAGGAATGGATCCTGAACAGGCTTTGGACGGAACAACGTATTACAGATATCCGGCAATGAGAACAATCACTTTTGGTCTTCAGGCAACACTTTAA
- a CDS encoding RagB/SusD family nutrient uptake outer membrane protein, producing the protein MKKLKYLSFAVIGFLSLTSCENDLDTAPTDQASSVEVFKTAESAETVVNGTWAKFNNDGTTYANIGYSTVLRASDAMGSDVAVLTNKYGFASTYAFTEMVNSTASRPLFIWTMLYSTINNMNNVITRIDGTEGSQEKKNQVKGQAKALRAFCYLNLASFYQFSYLKDKSALTAPIYTEPSTTTTVGKKRASLEEIYTLIKSDLTDADNLLKTYTRNNKDKINRAVVNGLLARTYLNTGEWSKASASAKIAREGFPLMAPEKYKDGFNDINNAEWIWGHGQTQEQSDASYAFHYLDVSSSGSYYYSFMADPYFKDLFDGNDIRSQLFSWDGQKGREGLLRYAKFKFKPTLIADIVYMRAAEMYLIEAEAEARTGNVSQAVAVLNQLKSARNANIYNGSLSQNEVVAAVLVERRKELFGEGFSLSDIIRTQGTVVRKPFVDADGKPIKVQITTPDGTVKTVDGRGHSVLDFPDKSAFTPNSNYYLFSIPQRESENNPNL; encoded by the coding sequence ATGAAAAAATTAAAATATCTATCATTTGCTGTTATCGGATTTTTGTCACTGACAAGCTGTGAAAATGATCTTGATACCGCACCAACTGATCAGGCTAGCAGTGTAGAAGTTTTCAAAACAGCTGAAAGTGCAGAAACTGTAGTAAACGGTACGTGGGCAAAATTTAATAACGACGGAACAACATATGCCAATATCGGATATTCCACAGTTTTAAGAGCCAGTGATGCAATGGGAAGTGATGTGGCTGTATTGACTAATAAATATGGTTTTGCTTCAACCTATGCATTTACTGAAATGGTAAACAGTACAGCAAGCAGACCTTTATTTATCTGGACGATGTTGTATTCCACCATCAATAATATGAATAATGTGATTACAAGAATTGATGGAACGGAAGGCAGTCAGGAGAAAAAGAATCAGGTGAAAGGTCAGGCAAAAGCATTGCGTGCTTTCTGTTATCTGAATCTGGCAAGTTTTTATCAGTTCAGTTATCTGAAAGATAAGTCGGCTTTGACAGCACCTATTTATACTGAACCATCCACAACAACTACAGTAGGGAAGAAGAGAGCAAGTCTTGAAGAAATTTATACTTTAATTAAAAGTGATCTTACGGATGCAGATAACCTGTTGAAAACTTATACGAGAAATAACAAGGATAAGATCAACCGTGCCGTAGTGAACGGTCTTTTGGCAAGAACTTACCTGAATACCGGGGAATGGAGTAAAGCTTCTGCATCTGCAAAAATTGCAAGAGAAGGTTTTCCGCTGATGGCTCCGGAAAAATATAAAGATGGCTTCAATGATATCAACAATGCAGAATGGATCTGGGGACACGGACAGACGCAGGAACAGTCTGATGCAAGTTATGCCTTCCATTATCTGGATGTATCTTCATCAGGAAGTTATTATTACAGCTTTATGGCGGATCCTTATTTTAAAGATCTTTTCGATGGCAATGATATCAGATCTCAATTATTTTCATGGGACGGACAAAAAGGAAGAGAAGGATTGCTGAGGTATGCTAAGTTTAAATTTAAACCAACCCTTATTGCAGATATTGTTTATATGAGAGCTGCTGAAATGTATCTGATTGAAGCTGAAGCTGAAGCCAGAACTGGAAATGTCTCTCAGGCAGTAGCTGTTCTGAATCAGTTGAAATCTGCCAGAAATGCCAATATTTATAATGGTTCATTATCACAGAATGAGGTTGTAGCAGCAGTTCTGGTTGAAAGAAGAAAAGAATTGTTTGGAGAAGGTTTCTCCCTTTCAGATATTATCAGAACTCAAGGAACGGTGGTAAGAAAACCGTTTGTAGATGCTGATGGCAAACCGATAAAAGTTCAGATTACTACACCAGATGGTACGGTGAAAACAGTAGATGGTAGGGGGCATTCTGTTCTCGATTTTCCGGATAAATCTGCTTTCACACCAAACAGTAATTATTATCTATTCAGTATTCCACAAAGGGAATCTGAAAATAACCCGAATTTATAA
- a CDS encoding DUF6660 family protein, giving the protein MNLLRWILAFYFMALSLMPCEDTSHPLNSGDNKISLSIHGVHSTEKGDICSPLCACSCCQMTVSAFKMDPLLEIPEQIPAYFSKKILFHKNDFAYQIYDPIWQPPKI; this is encoded by the coding sequence ATGAACCTCTTAAGATGGATACTTGCATTTTATTTCATGGCGTTATCATTGATGCCATGTGAAGACACGTCCCATCCGTTGAATTCAGGAGATAATAAGATCTCATTAAGTATTCACGGCGTTCATTCTACAGAAAAAGGAGATATCTGTTCTCCACTGTGTGCATGCAGCTGCTGTCAGATGACGGTTTCAGCCTTTAAAATGGATCCTTTATTAGAAATTCCTGAGCAGATTCCTGCTTACTTTTCAAAAAAGATTCTATTCCACAAAAACGACTTTGCTTACCAGATCTACGACCCTATCTGGCAGCCTCCTAAAATTTAA